In one window of Opitutus sp. GAS368 DNA:
- a CDS encoding 3-deoxy-D-arabino-heptulosonate 7-phosphate synthase, with the protein MILPKNNRLSTEEVAQLTAIVGEFGCRIQPIVGDVRTIYAIVGDERHELMISRLEGLPFVDRVDTIQSPHKLMDIKSELARHRVKVGGVTLGDELLIMAGHCTIDPKNPNLFYETAQAVKEAGAHALRGGVWKPRTNPYAFQGDNKSLDILMEGSRRTGLPVDTEVMDEEQLKLALAAGVQVLQIGARNALNYSLLRQVGAAIAGRPTAVLLKRGMHTGTLNEFISAAEYIVNFGNPNVILCPRGTQPGLDGYRNHPDESITPLLKERTWAPVVIDPSHSVGKAAYVPACALAAVAYGADGLCIEAHVSPNHGLGDDPKQAITPAVLAGLITRAKALHALRRSA; encoded by the coding sequence ATGATCCTGCCAAAAAACAACCGTCTTTCCACGGAGGAAGTCGCCCAGCTGACCGCCATCGTCGGCGAGTTCGGCTGCCGCATCCAACCGATCGTCGGCGATGTCCGCACGATTTACGCCATCGTGGGCGACGAGCGCCATGAGCTCATGATCAGCCGGCTCGAGGGCCTGCCGTTCGTCGACCGCGTCGACACCATCCAGTCGCCGCACAAGCTGATGGATATCAAGTCCGAGCTCGCCCGCCACCGCGTGAAGGTCGGCGGCGTGACCCTCGGCGACGAACTGCTGATCATGGCCGGGCATTGCACCATCGACCCGAAGAATCCGAACCTCTTCTACGAGACGGCGCAGGCGGTGAAGGAGGCCGGCGCCCACGCCCTGCGCGGCGGCGTCTGGAAACCGCGCACCAATCCCTACGCTTTCCAGGGCGACAACAAGTCGCTCGACATCCTGATGGAGGGTTCGCGCCGCACCGGCCTGCCCGTGGACACCGAGGTGATGGACGAGGAGCAGCTGAAGCTCGCCCTCGCCGCCGGCGTGCAGGTGCTGCAGATCGGTGCGCGCAATGCCCTCAATTACTCGCTGCTGCGCCAGGTCGGCGCGGCCATCGCGGGCCGGCCCACCGCCGTCCTGCTCAAGCGCGGCATGCACACCGGCACGCTCAACGAGTTCATCTCCGCCGCCGAATACATCGTGAATTTCGGCAACCCCAACGTCATCCTCTGCCCGCGCGGCACCCAGCCCGGCCTCGACGGCTACCGCAACCACCCCGACGAATCCATCACGCCGCTGCTCAAGGAGCGCACCTGGGCCCCGGTCGTCATCGACCCGTCGCACTCGGTCGGCAAGGCGGCCTACGTGCCGGCCTGCGCGCTGGCCGCGGTCGCCTACGGGGCCGACGGCCTGTGCATCGAGGCGCATGTCAGTCCGAACCACGGGCTGGGCGACGACCCGAAGCAGGCGATCACCCCCGCGGTGCTTGCGGGGTTGATTACCCGGGCCAAGGCCCTCCATGCTCTCCGCCGCTCCGCCTGA
- the pheA gene encoding prephenate dehydratase yields MKKQLAKIRAEIDALDQKVVKILNTRLKCARKIGELKRGAKTRIYVAEREADVLRRVAAANKGPLKPAALQAIYREIMSAALALEKPLCIAYLGPEATNTHAAALRKFGSSVDYRPMATIADIFTAVEKGEADYGVVPVENSTEGSVRDSLDLFVETPLKIVAELHQEIEHTLLSREPLAKIKKIYSKDQALAQCRRWLQRNLPHAQLVDVDSTALGVQIAAKEKGAAAIAPRIAGERYGVPVAATHIQDLKNNTSRFVFLGREASGSAGSGHDKTSLLVSLHHEPGALLHALQPFNRRKLNLTRIESRPSRLRPWDYIFFLDVTGHYEDPAMQAALKELSKKCPLVKWLGSYPVARK; encoded by the coding sequence ATGAAAAAGCAACTCGCCAAAATCCGCGCCGAGATCGACGCCCTCGACCAGAAGGTCGTCAAGATCCTCAACACCCGCCTGAAGTGCGCCCGGAAGATCGGCGAGCTGAAGCGCGGCGCGAAGACGCGCATCTACGTGGCGGAGCGCGAGGCCGACGTGCTGCGCCGCGTGGCGGCGGCGAACAAGGGCCCGCTCAAGCCGGCCGCCCTCCAGGCCATCTACCGCGAGATCATGTCGGCGGCGCTCGCGCTCGAGAAGCCGCTGTGCATCGCCTACCTCGGGCCCGAGGCCACCAACACCCACGCCGCCGCGCTGCGCAAGTTCGGCTCAAGCGTGGACTACCGCCCGATGGCGACCATCGCCGACATCTTCACCGCCGTGGAGAAGGGCGAGGCCGACTACGGCGTCGTGCCGGTCGAGAACTCCACCGAGGGCTCCGTGCGCGATTCGCTCGACCTGTTCGTCGAGACGCCGCTGAAGATCGTCGCCGAGCTGCACCAGGAGATCGAGCACACGCTGCTGTCGCGCGAGCCGCTGGCGAAGATAAAAAAAATCTACTCGAAGGACCAGGCACTGGCCCAGTGCCGCCGCTGGTTGCAGCGCAACCTGCCACACGCCCAGCTGGTGGATGTCGACAGCACCGCGCTCGGCGTGCAGATCGCCGCCAAGGAGAAGGGCGCCGCCGCCATCGCCCCGCGCATCGCCGGCGAGCGCTATGGCGTGCCCGTGGCCGCGACGCACATCCAGGACCTCAAGAACAACACCTCGCGCTTTGTTTTCCTCGGCCGCGAGGCCTCGGGCTCGGCCGGCAGCGGCCACGACAAGACGAGTCTGCTCGTCTCGCTGCACCACGAGCCCGGCGCGCTCCTGCATGCGTTGCAGCCCTTCAACCGCCGCAAGCTCAACCTCACGCGCATCGAGTCGCGCCCCAGCCGGCTGCGGCCGTGGGACTACATCTTCTTCCTCGACGTCACGGGGCACTACGAGGACCCGGCGATGCAGGCCGCGCTCAAGGAGCTGAGCAAGAAGTGCCCGCTCGTGAAGTGGCTCGGCAGCTATCCAGTGGCGAGGAAGTAG